A DNA window from Trichosurus vulpecula isolate mTriVul1 chromosome 2, mTriVul1.pri, whole genome shotgun sequence contains the following coding sequences:
- the LOC118838029 gene encoding 60S ribosomal protein L27a-like produces the protein MPSQLRKTRKLHGHVSIGKHQKHPGGRGNAGGLHHHRISFDKYNPGYFGKVGMRHYHLKKNQSYCPTVNFDKLWTLVSEQTKINAAKNKEGLAPIIDVVRSGYYKVLGKGKPPKQPVIVKAKFFSRRAEEKIKGVGGACVLVA, from the coding sequence ATGCCTTCCCAACTAAGGAAGACGCGGAAGCTCCACGGGCATGTCAGCATCGGCAAGCACCAGAAGCACCCCGGAGGCCGAGGCAATGCAGGAGGGCTGCACCATCACCGGATCAGCTTCGACAAATATAATCCAGGTTACTTCGGGAAAGTGGGTATGAGGCATTACCACTTGAAGAAGAACCAAAGCTACTGCCCAACTGTCAACTTTGATAAGCTGTGGACACTAGTCAGTGAGCAGACCAAGATTAATGCTGCCAAAAACAAGGAGGGGCTTGCCCCTATCATTGATGTTGTACGGTCCGGCTATTACAAAGTTCTAGGAAAAGGGAAACCCCCCAAGCAGCCAGTCATCGTGAAGGCAAAGTTCTTCAGCAGAAGAGCAGAGGAAAAAATCAAGGGTGTTGGTGGAGCCTGTGTCCTTGTGGCATAA